The following proteins come from a genomic window of Gossypium raimondii isolate GPD5lz chromosome 5, ASM2569854v1, whole genome shotgun sequence:
- the LOC105770863 gene encoding uncharacterized protein LOC105770863 encodes MMAMSLQQRPLPFFNGSLLFSSSNRQFPHRSTTIFRWSFGRDQGSSLVTSRTKGRAFRILANPNVSSGKGNSGKEVIMVDPLEAKRLAAKQMVQIKAKEKAKRRRQIEAINGAWAMIGLTAGLVIEAQTGKGILEQLAGYLWAIVHIFVR; translated from the exons ATGATGGCGATGTCTCTGCAACAACGGCCACTGCCTTTCTTCAATGGAAGTCTCCTATTTTCATCTTCTAATCGTCAGTTTCCTCACCGCTCTACCACCATCTTCAG GTGGAGCTTTGGAAGAGATCAAGGTTCAAGTCTAGTTACCAGTAGAACCAAGGGACGAGCATTTCGAATCTTGGCCAATCCTAAT GTATCTTCAGGTAAAGGAAATTCAGGTAAAGAAGTCATCATGGTTGACCCTTTGGAAGCAAAACGATTAGCTGCCAAACAAATGGTACAAATTAAAGCTAAAGAGAAAGCAAAG AGGAGACGCCAAATTGAAGCGATTAATGGGGCGTGGGCAATGATTGGTCTCACAGCAGGCTTAGTTATCGAAGCTCAAACGGGAAAAGGTATTCTGGAACAG CTGGCTGGTTATTTGTGGGCGATCGTCCACATTTTTGTGCGATAA
- the LOC105769040 gene encoding protein SUPPRESSOR OF MAX2 1, whose product MRAGLSTIQQTLTPEAASVLNHSIAEASRRNHGQTTPLHVAATLLSSPTGFLRQACIKSHPNSSHPLQCRALELCFSVALERLPTAQNANSGSPGQDPPISNALMAALKRAQAHQRRGCPEQQQQPLLAVKVELEQLIISILDDPSVSRVMREASFSSPAVKATIEQSLNSTSSNSANTTGPIGLGFRPVVAPTPAVAAPSANRNLYLNPRLQQGAAGQQRNEEVKRVIDILMRSKKMNPVLVGESEPELVVKEILRKIKNKEIDGVLRNVEVLHLEKDFALDKTQTVAKIKELATKVGAMIGNLDCGGVILDLGDLKWLVESNQPMGLAGGVQQQQQQQQVVSEAGRAAVVEMGKLLGRFGEGNGRVWLIGTATCETYLRCQVYHPSMENDWDLQAVPIAARAPSPGMFSRLGSNGILGSSVESLSPLKGFATTAAQPRQPSENFDPTRKTGCCPQCMQNYKQDLTRLLAAKEHEQRSSDFKSEPTRPALPQWLQNAKAHDSDIKTMDQAQAKDQDMIWTQKTQELQKKWNDTCLHVHPSFHQPSLGSERFTPAALSMASLYNSSLLGRQPFQPKLPLNKNTGEALQLNPSLVASQPMEQASSPPGSPVKTDLVLGRPKIIETSPEKPHKERLRDFLGCIPSEPQNKFQDLQSNKLLNTLDIESFKKLLKGLTEKVWWQRDAASAVATTVTQCKLGNGKRRGTGSKGDIWLLFTGPDKVGKKKMALALSDQVCRAHPVVICVGSRRGDGESDVHFRGKTVVDKIAEAVRRNPFSVVVLEDIDEADMLVRGSIKRAMERGRLADSHGREISLGNVIFILTANWLPGNLNLSSNGIITLDEKKLVGLASGGWQLKLSLSEKTAKRQASWLHDEDRATKPRKETGSLSFDLNEAADVEDDKADGSHNSSDLTVDHEEGQGLTNRLLSNSTSSSVPHELLNSVDDAIIFKPVDFGPIRRDISDFITKKFCSVIGDRVTIKIVDEALEKITSGVWIGRTGLEEWTEKALVPSLQQLKTRLPASEESSLVFRLELDSETCNRNNGDWLPSSVKVDVDDGF is encoded by the exons atgagagCTGGATTAAGTACGATCCAACAGACTCTGACGCCGGAGGCCGCCAGTGTGTTGAATCATTCGATAGCTGAAGCTAGCCGGAGGAATCACGGCCAAACGACGCCGCTCCATGTGGCGGCGACGCTCCTTTCATCTCCCACTGGATTCCTTCGTCAAGCATGTATCAAATCCCACCCCAATTCCTCTCATCCCTTGCAGTGTCGAGCTTTGGAGCTTTGTTTCAGCGTGGCGCTGGAGCGTCTCCCCACCGCCCAAAACGCTAATAGTGGTAGCCCGGGGCAAGACCCACCAATCTCCAATGCCTTGATGGCTGCTCTTAAACGTGCTCAAGCCCATCAACGACGTGGATGTCCCGAGCAACAACAACAACCGCTTTTGGCTGTTAAAGTGGAATTAGAACAATTAATTATATCGATTCTTGATGATCCAAGTGTTAGTAGAGTCATGCGTGAAGCTAGTTTTTCAAGTCCAGCAGTTAAAGCAACGATTGAACAATCATTGAACTCAACGTCTTCAAACTCAGCCAACACAACCGGTCCAATTGGATTGGGATTCAGACCTGTCGTAGCTCCCACTCCGGCCGTTGCCGCACCTTCCGCCAATCGGAATTTGTATTTGAATCCGAGATTACAGCAAGGAGCAGCCGGGCAACAAAGGAACGAAGAAGTGAAACGAGTGATTGATATCCTGATGAGGAGTAAAAAGATGAACCCAGTCTTGGTCGGTGAATCGGAACCGGAGTTGGTCGTTAAGGAGATATTGAGGAAGATTaagaacaaagaaattgatGGGGTTTTGAGAAACGTTGAGGTGCTTCATTTGGAGAAAGATTTCGCATTGGATAAAACCCAAACCGTTGCTAAAATCAAGGAATTAGCCACTAAAGTTGGAGCAATGATTGGGAACTTGGATTGTGGAGGTGTGATTCTCGATTTGGGTGACTTAAAATGGTTGGTGGAGAGCAATCAGCCGATGGGTCTTGCCGGCGGagttcaacaacaacaacagcagCAACAAGTGGTATCTGAAGCTGGGCGTGCTGCGGTGGTTGAGATGGGTAAATTGTTGGGGAGATTCGGAGAAGGAAATGGAAGAGTTTGGTTGATTGGGACTGCTACATGTGAAACATATTTGAGATGTCAAGTGTATCATCCTTCAATGGAGAATGATTGGGATCTGCAAGCTGTTCCTATCGCTGCTAGAGCTCCTTCCCCAGGAATGTTTTCtag GCTTGGGAGCAATGGGATACTTGGCAGCTCTGTTGAGTCACTATCTCCATTGAAGGGTTTTGCAACTACTGCTGCTCAACCTAGGCAACCCTCTGAGAATTTTGACCCTACTCGGAAAACAGGCTGTTGCCCGCAGTGCATGCAGAATTATAAACAAGATCTTACTAGACTTTTAGCGGCCAAGGAACATGAGCAACGCTCCTCTGATTTTAAATCAGAGCCAACTCGGCCGGCATTGCCACAGTGGTTGCAGAATGCTAAGGCCCATGATAGTGATATCAAAACTATGGATCAGGCGCAG GCTAAGGATCAAGATATGATCTGGACGCAGAAGACCCAAGAGTTGCAGAAGAAATGGAACGATACGTGCTTGCATGTCCATCCGAGTTTTCATCAGCCGAGTCTAGGCTCTGAGAGATTCACTCCTGCAGCTCTCTCGATGGCGAGCTTGTACAATTCGAGTCTGCTAGGACGCCAACCTTTCCAACCGAAATTACCATTGAACAAAAACACTGGGGAGGCACTACAACTGAACCCAAGTCTAGTAGCTAGCCAACCAATGGAACAGGCAAGTAGCCCACCAGGAAGCCCTGTAAAGACGGATCTTGTTCTTGGGCGACCGAAGATCATTGAGACAAGTCCTGAAAAACCCCATAAAGAGCGTTTAAGGGACTTTTTGGGCTGCATACCTTCTGAACCACAGAACAAGTTCCAAGATTTGCAAAGCAATAAGTTGTTGAACACATTAGATATCGAGTCATTCAAGAAACTACTTAAAGGTTTAACAGAGAAAGTTTGGTGGCAGCGAGATGCGGCATCTGCAGTGGCCACAACAGTGACGCAGTGTAAATTAGGCAATGGAAAACGACGGGGTACTGGTTCAAAGGGCGACATTTGGTTATTGTTTACTGGCCCTGACAAGGTTGGCAAGAAGAAGATGGCATTGGCCCTCTCAGATCAAGTATGTAGAGCTCATCCGGTAGTGATATGTGTCGGGTCAAGACGTGGTGATGGGGAATCCGATGTGCATTTCCGTGGTAAAACAGTAGTGGATAAAATAGCGGAGGCAGTTAGGAGAAACCCGTTCTCGGTAGTAGTGCTTGAAGATATCGATGAAGCAGATATGCTGGTTAGAGGCAGCATTAAACGAGCGATGGAGAGAGGTCGACTTGCTGATTCTCACGGTCGTGAGATCAGTCTAGGAAATGTTATCTTCATCCTTACTGCAAATTGGTTACCAGGGAATCTTAATCTCTCATCAAATGGTATTATTACCCTGGATGAAAAGAAGCTTGTCGGTTTAGCTAGCGGAGGTTGGCAGTTAAAGTTATCTCTTAGTGAGAAAACCGCAAAGCGTCAAGCCAGTTGGCTCCATGATGAAGACAGAGCAACGAAACCTAGGAAGGAAACCGGTTCGTTAtcgtttgatcttaatgaagcCGCTGATGTGGAAGACGACAAAGCCGATGGATCACACAATTCCAGTGATCTCACGGTGGATCATGAAGAAGGACAAGGCCTCACAAACAGACTATTATCCAACTCAACATCATCATCAGTACCCCATGAGCTACTCAATTCCGTCGACGATGCCATCATTTTTAAACCTGTCGATTTTGGTCCCATTAGGCGCGACATTTCTGATTTCATAACCAAAAAGTTCTGCAGTGTCATTGGCGACAGGGTAACGATCAAGATCGTAGATGAAGCTCTGGAAAAGATTACAAGTGGGGTATGGATAGGTCGAACTGGATTAGAAGAATGGACTGAGAAAGCATTGGTTCCAAGCTTACAACAACTGAAAACACGATTGCCGGCATCGGAGGAGTCATCACTAGTGTTCCGACTGGAACTCGATTCCGAAACATGTAATCGAAACAATGGAGATTGGCTTCCTAGTAGTGTGAAGGTAGATGTTGATGATGGGTTCTGA
- the LOC105769846 gene encoding preprotein translocase subunit SCY1, chloroplastic encodes MLITVREASFWPLTFNLSSFSSPKPSPILKNSVCRASLSVHPKPTSNSQSWDLSLLSNSQKGSVFDPLGINPDESSGLNGVWDSFLSLLTPTFESTSGTRKEKSSSARGVAAAIEDSSIEFGDFFKGPLPGKFLKLLAFLALSRLGVYIPLGGVNREAFVGNLDQNSLLSTLDSFSGGGIGRLGICSLGIVPFINAQIVFQLLAQVYPKLQDLQKREGEAGRKKILQYTRYASVGFAIVQAIGQVLYLRPYVNDFSTQWVLSSVTLLTLGAVLTTYIGERISDLKLGNGTSLLIFTNILSYLPASFGRTVAQAYQDGNYIGLVAIIISFFLLVLGIVYVQEAERKIPINYASRYTSRSGGLQKSAYLPFKVNSSGVMPIIFSTSSLALPGTLARFTGISVLKKAAVALNPGGSFYLPTNILLIAFFNYYYTFLQLDPDDVSEQLKRQGASIPLVRPGKSTAAFLKTVLSRISVLGSVFLAILAAGPAVIEQTTHLTAFRGFAGTSVLILVGCATDTARKVQAEIISQKYKNIEFYDFDKYSP; translated from the exons ATGTTGATAACGGTCAGGGAAGCTTCTTTTTGGCCTCTCACCTTCAACCTCTCCTCTTTCTCTTCTCCTAAGCCTTCTCCAATACTCAAAAACTCTGTTTGCAGAGCCAGTTTAAGTGTTCATCCAAAACCCACCTCCAATTCCCAATCATGGGACCTTAGTCTTCTTTCTAACAG CCAAAAAGGATCTGTTTTTGATCCTTTGGGTATCAACCCAGACGAGTCTTCAGGTTTAAATGGTGTTTGGGATAGTTTTCTATCCTTGTTAACACCTACATTTGAGAGTACCTCAGGTACTAGAAAGGAGAAATCTTCTTCGGCTAGAGGAGTGGCAG CTGCAATTGAGGACAGTTccattgaatttggggatttcttcAAAGGCCCATTACCAGGAAAATTTCTCAAGCTTTTAGCATTTTTGGCTTTATCTCGTCTTGGAGTTTATATACCTCTGGGAGGGGTTAACCGAGAGGCTTTCGTTGGCAATTTGGATCAGAACAGTCTACTAAGCACTTTGGATTCGTTCTCCGGAGGAGGCATTGGTAGACTTGGTATATGCTCCCTTGGTATTGTTCCTTTTATTAACGCTCAAATCGTGTTTCAACTCCTCGCCCAAGTTTACCCTAAATTGCAAGATCTTCAGAAAAGAGAAGGTGAAGctggaagaaagaaaattttgcaatataCTAGATATGCCTCGGTTGGTTTTGCTATAGTACAG GCAATTGGCCAAGTACTTTACCTTCGTCCATATGTCAACGATTTCAGCACGCAGTGGGTTCTCTCCTCTGTTACTTTATTGACACTTGGTGCTGTACTAACAACATATATTGGGGAACGGATTTCTGATCTAAAGCTTGGAAACGGCACATctcttttaatatttacgaatatTCTATCCTACTTGCCTGCATCTTTTGGAAGGACAGTTGCACAAGCATATCAGGATGGTAACTACATTGGACTTGTTGCCATCATTATCTCGTTCTTCCTGCTGGTACTTGGCATCGTTTATGTTCAG GAAGCAGAGAGGAAGATTCCAATCAACTATGCCTCAAGATACACCAGCAGAAGCGGAGGACTTCAAAAATCTGCTTACCTACCCTTTAAG GTAAACAGTTCTGGAGTGATGCCGATTATATTTTCTACATCATCCCTAGCTCTTCCCGGTACTTTAGCACGATTTACTGGCATATCTGTTCTAAAGAAGGCTGCAGTTGCTTTGAATCCCGGAG GTTCTTTCTACCTTCCTACCAATATCTTGTTGATAGCCTTTTTTAATTACTACTACACTTTCCTACAACTGGACCCTGATGATGTTAGTGAACAACTGAAGCGGCAAGGTGCTTCGATTCCACTGGTCCGACCTGGTAAAAGTACAGCAGCATTTTTAAAGACG GTTCTTAGTCGGATATCGGTTCTGGGTTCAGTATTTTTAGCAATCTTGGCAGCTGGTCCTGCCGTGATCGAGCAAACCACACACTTGACTGCATTCCGAGGATTTGCGGGCACTTCAGTTCTTATTCTTGTGGGATGTGCAACTGATACTGCAAGAAAAGTTCAAGCAGAGATTATATCCCAGAAGTACAAGAACATAGAGTTTTACGACTTCGACAAGTATAGCCCGTAA
- the LOC105767599 gene encoding cation/H(+) antiporter 4, translating into MAYSNSGSYTTGNSTKSEAQVCLKFPPKVSSPGLMALWSAKGQNKGKLRMLMEYSGPRLQIQMVVTFVLTQAIHSVLKHLRLPMFISQILAGMILGPMVFRGKRSLITSSDQSVAVLGTVGAIGYMFFLFLSGVKMDVGMTFRSGKKVICIGVLTVVVPLMACLITAKSLNQESQFFTNKRVFLAVTYSATSFPVIHCLLSELKLLNSELGRLGLSAALIGEIVALFLLTICQWVVDGLENGWKVVVSNFGFFTVYFVIVVFWFRPVMKWMVRKTPEGGQIKNSYLYIVIGAFMVSHKLAELLKVYIVFAPFLVGLAVPDGPPLGSALVEKLEPIVEGLFMPLFVTTCGMRIDFSYLKNYGSFAKDQVISAVVTNFVKFGVSFLLPFLWNIPIRDSLAFAFIMLNKGIVEMASYSFMNDTLVISQDMFAFVTIIVILIASIVPIFVKTLYDPSSKHVRYLKKSIMDCKLNDELRIIGCIHVPANVNSIIDILNASCPTRQSPIALSVLHLIKLSGRATPLFIAHEKQSKSPSNNSYSENVVLAFNRLERDNWGAVSVKSFTAVSPPNLMHEDICNLVMDQFTSFLILPFHRRRHVDGSIESEDQTVRRLNFNILQKPPCSVGILVEGQRHVKCINSRDHMHDQYPLANSSTYTIAMIFMGGKDDWEALALAKRMSRDKSVKLTVIQFKAVDGFQDDDGDRMMDKQLLRNVKENTSTTYIEKEVKDGPETLTYLRSIVDDYKLFIVGRRYKREDPQTVGLHEWSEFQDIGIIGELLSSPDFGGKHSVLIVRHQ; encoded by the exons ATGGCATATAGTAATTCAGGCTCTTACACGACCGGAAACAGCACAAAATCAGAGGCACAAGTATGTCTTAAATTTCCTCCTAAAGTCAGTTCTCCAGGTTTGATGGCATTGTGGTCGGCCAAAGGACAAAACAAAGGAAAACTTAGGATGCTAATGGAATATTCTGGTCCTAGGCTTCAGATCCAGATGGTTGTCACTTTTGTACTCACTCAAGCCATTCATAGTGTGCTTAAACACCTTAGGCTGCCAATGTTCATATCCCAGATTCTTGCAGGGATGATATTGGGTCCTATGGTTTTCAGGGGCAAAAGGTCGTTGATTACGTCGTCGGACCAAAGTGTGGCAGTTCTAGGTACGGTGGGGGCCATCGGGTATATGTTCTTTTTGTTTCTGAGTGGGGTGAAAATGGATGTTGGCATGACATTCAGATCTGGTAAGAAGGTGATATGTATTGGGGTTTTAACAGTGGTGGTGCCACTAATGGCTTGTTTGATAACAGCCAAGTCACTTAACCAAGAAAGTCAATTCTTCACAAACAAACGTGTTTTTCTTGCGGTAACGTACTCGGCGACTTCATTCCCGGTCATACATTGTCTTCTCAGTGAGTTGAAACTTCTTAACTCGGAACTCGGTAGGCTAGGTTTATCGGCGGCGCTTATTGGTGAAATCGTGgcattatttcttttaaccatttGTCAATGGGTGGTTGATGGGTTGGAAAATGGTTGGAAAGTGGTGGTGAGCAATTTTGGATTCTTTACTGTCTATTTTGTTATCGTGGTGTTTTGGTTTCGACCCGTAATGAAATGGATGGTGAGAAAAACCCCCGAGGGTGGACAAATCAAGAATTCTTACCTTTATATTGTGATTGGGGCTTTCATGGTTTCACATAAGCTTGCCGAACTATTAAAAGTGTACATTGTCTTTGCCCCATTTCTTGTCGGATTGGCTGTCCCGGATGGACCACCGTTGGGATCTGCTTTGGTCGAGAAACTTGAACCTATTGTTGAGGGTTTGTTTATGCCTTTGTTTGTTACAACATGTGGCATGCGGATTGATTTTTCTTATCTCAAAAACTATGGTTCCTTTGCTAAAGACCAAGTCATATCAGCTGTCGTCACCAATTTTGTCAAATTCGGTGTCTCTTTCCTTCTTCCTTTCTTGTGGAACATCCCCATTAGAGATTCTTTGGCATTTGCTTTTATAATGTTAAACAAAGGTATAGTTGAGATGGCTTCCTATAGCTTCATGAATGATACCCTG GTTATATCTCAGGATATGTTCGCTTTCGTGACAATTATTGTCATTTTGATAGCAAGCATTGTTCCAATATTTGTGAAAACCCTCTACGATCCATCCAGCAAGCATGTACGTTACTTGAAAAAGAGTATCATGGACTGTAAGCTCAATGACGAGCTTCGAATAATCGGTTGTATTCACGTGCCGGCTAACGTTAATTCCATCATCGACATCCTCAACGCTTCGTGTCCGACCAGACAAAGTCCCATCGCGCTTTCTGTTCTTCACCTTATTAAACTCAGCGGACGAGCCACTCCACTTTTCATTGCTCATGAAAAACAGAGTAAATCCCCGTCAAACAACTCATACTCCGAGAACGTGGTCCTCGCGTTTAATCGGTTGGAGCGAGACAATTGGGGAGCCGTATCAGTGAAATCATTCACTGCGGTTTCTCCACCGAATTTGATGCACGAAGATATATGTAACCTCGTCATGGATCAATTCACATCTTTCTTAATACTTCCATTTCACCGCCGGCGACATGTCGACGGCAGCATTGAATCGGAAGATCAAACAGTTAGGAGACTAAACTTCAATATCCTCCAAAAACCGCCTTGTTCCGTAGGGATCCTTGTTGAAGGTCAACGCCATGTAAAATGCATCAACTCGAGAGATCATATGCATGACCAATACCCATTAGCTAACTCTTCAACCTACACCATTGCTATGATATTCATGGGGGGGAAAGATGATTGGGAGGCTTTAGCTTTAGCCAAACGCATGTCCCGAGATAAAAGCGTTAAACTAACGGTGATTCAATTTAAAGCTGTAGACGGGTTCCAAGATGATGATGGTGACAGAATGATGGATAAGCAACTGTTGAGAAATGTTAAGGAGAATACAAGCACAACATACATTGAGAAGGAGGTGAAGGATGGACCAGAAACATTAACGTATCTTCGATCCATTGTGGATGATTACAAGCTATTCATTGTTGGAAGACGATACAAGCGTGAAGATCCACAGACTGTGGGTCTCCATGAATGGAGTGAATTTCAAGATATCGGTATCATTGGGGAATTACTCTCATCTCCAGATTTTGGTGGCAAACATTCTGTGTTGATTGTGCGACaccaataa